Proteins found in one Candidatus Eisenbacteria bacterium genomic segment:
- a CDS encoding TatD family hydrolase, protein MARRAGRRTVAPPRQASVPEDRGGGGGELIDSHAHLTHPDFSSGSPSDLVRRAAAAGVERIVSVAYDVPSCDDVVRLAASEPAVRAVVGIHPHEADRAAEEDLARVEELARRPEVVAVGETGLDFYRNYADRRNQERLFHEQLALAARVGKPVVIHDREAHEVLLAILKEHEGELAGGVMHCFSGDRSFMEKVLPLGFAISIPGTVTFAKSNGALAEVVRACPADRILVETDCPWLAPVPHRGKRNEPAYLRFTVERVAEIRGWSFEETDRATTENANRLFRMEEAP, encoded by the coding sequence CTGGCGCGACGCGCCGGGAGACGGACGGTCGCTCCGCCTCGACAAGCCTCTGTTCCCGAGGATCGAGGAGGAGGGGGCGGCGAGTTGATCGACAGCCACGCCCATCTCACGCACCCGGACTTCTCGAGCGGATCTCCCTCCGATCTCGTGCGCCGCGCCGCCGCCGCGGGAGTCGAGCGGATCGTCTCGGTCGCGTACGATGTTCCCTCGTGCGACGACGTCGTCCGTCTCGCCGCCTCGGAGCCGGCCGTGCGCGCGGTCGTCGGCATCCATCCCCACGAGGCGGACCGCGCCGCGGAGGAGGATCTCGCCCGCGTGGAAGAGCTCGCGCGGCGGCCCGAGGTCGTCGCCGTCGGCGAGACGGGCCTCGACTTCTACCGGAACTACGCGGATCGAAGGAACCAAGAGCGGCTCTTTCACGAGCAGCTCGCGCTCGCGGCGCGCGTGGGGAAGCCGGTCGTGATCCACGACCGCGAAGCGCACGAGGTTCTCCTCGCGATCCTCAAGGAGCACGAGGGGGAACTCGCCGGCGGCGTGATGCACTGTTTCTCCGGCGATCGATCATTCATGGAGAAAGTGCTTCCTCTCGGTTTCGCGATCTCGATCCCGGGGACGGTGACGTTCGCGAAGTCGAACGGAGCGCTCGCGGAGGTTGTCCGCGCGTGTCCCGCCGATCGGATCCTCGTCGAGACCGATTGCCCTTGGCTTGCGCCGGTCCCGCACCGGGGGAAGCGGAACGAGCCGGCGTACCTCCGCTTCACCGTGGAACGGGTGGCCGAGATCCGCGGATGGAGCTTCGAGGAGACGGACCGGGCGACGACCGAGAACGCGAATCGCCTCTTCCGGATGGAGGAGGCGCCGTGA
- a CDS encoding stage 0 sporulation family protein — protein MSEALVEVRFKGARQEIYRNPLAIPLRVGDSCIVSADRGEDMGEVAHFPPSDFVPPEGETLHEVIRRAEARDQANLSRNRSREEEARAVCLGRIEARKLEMKLVDVEMQYDGNKITFYFTAEKRIDFRELVKDLASTFKTRIELRQIGVRDEAKRLDGIGPCGRTLCCSTFLRDFAPVTLRMARDQQLALSPNKISGVCGRLMCCLAYERSEYLQALRAFPRVGARVRTANTEGKVTKADIFSRTVTIRAGEEREIRVLLEEITEEFHRDRWVPRNRGEA, from the coding sequence ATGAGCGAAGCTCTCGTCGAGGTGCGCTTCAAAGGAGCGCGCCAGGAAATCTACAGGAATCCGCTCGCGATCCCGCTCCGAGTCGGCGACTCCTGCATCGTGAGCGCGGACCGCGGAGAGGACATGGGGGAGGTCGCGCACTTTCCTCCGTCCGACTTCGTCCCGCCCGAGGGGGAAACGCTCCACGAGGTGATCCGCCGCGCGGAGGCGCGGGATCAGGCGAACCTCTCCCGGAATCGATCGCGCGAGGAGGAAGCGCGCGCGGTCTGCCTCGGCCGGATCGAGGCGCGCAAGCTCGAGATGAAGCTCGTCGACGTGGAGATGCAGTACGACGGGAACAAGATCACGTTCTACTTCACGGCGGAGAAGCGCATCGATTTTCGCGAGCTCGTGAAGGATCTCGCGTCGACCTTCAAGACGCGCATCGAGCTTCGCCAGATCGGCGTGCGCGACGAAGCGAAGCGCCTCGACGGCATCGGGCCGTGCGGGAGAACTCTCTGCTGCTCCACGTTCCTCAGGGATTTCGCGCCCGTCACGCTCCGCATGGCCCGCGACCAGCAGCTCGCCCTCTCCCCGAACAAGATCTCCGGCGTGTGCGGCCGGCTCATGTGCTGCCTCGCCTACGAAAGAAGCGAGTACCTCCAGGCGCTCCGCGCGTTTCCCCGCGTGGGGGCGCGCGTGCGGACGGCGAACACGGAGGGGAAGGTGACCAAGGCGGACATCTTCTCCCGCACCGTCACGATCCGGGCCGGCGAGGAGAGGGAGATCCGTGTCCTCTTGGAGGAGATCACGGAGGAGTTTCACAGGGATCGTTGGGTGCCCAGGAACCGCGGGGAGGCATGA
- the rsmA gene encoding ribosomal RNA small subunit methyltransferase A: protein MSRGEGTPAADARALRGEGHRPSKRLGQNFLVDPNLLRKIADAAELRPSDRVVEIGSGTGNLTELLAERAGKIYSVEIDGRLLARQRRRLLGKENVVFVRGDFLDFDLEEASGGGKLVVVGNIPYRVTARILERLMLHSSSIRSALLLVQREVAERIAASPGTRLFGRITLLVRYYSRPEVLFRVGPSSFRPRPRVESAAVRLAFHDPLPVRARSEEALFRLARSLFGGRRKMIRSGLRALRTFSPEELRRIEEISGVNLAARPEDLGPADWCHLSDAVEAVR, encoded by the coding sequence GTGAGTCGCGGGGAGGGGACGCCGGCGGCCGACGCGCGCGCCCTCCGCGGCGAGGGGCACCGGCCGAGCAAGAGGCTCGGCCAGAACTTCCTCGTCGATCCGAACCTTCTCCGGAAGATCGCGGACGCGGCGGAGCTCCGTCCCTCGGACCGCGTCGTCGAGATCGGTTCCGGCACGGGGAACCTGACGGAGCTTCTCGCGGAGCGCGCGGGGAAGATCTACTCGGTCGAGATCGACGGAAGGCTCCTCGCGCGGCAACGGCGAAGGCTTCTCGGAAAGGAGAACGTCGTCTTCGTCCGCGGGGACTTTCTCGATTTCGATCTCGAGGAGGCATCCGGGGGAGGGAAGCTCGTCGTCGTCGGGAACATCCCCTATCGCGTCACGGCTCGAATCCTCGAACGGTTGATGCTTCATTCCTCATCGATCCGCTCCGCGCTCCTCTTGGTCCAGAGGGAGGTGGCGGAGCGGATCGCCGCTTCTCCCGGCACGCGCCTCTTCGGGCGGATCACGCTTCTCGTCCGTTATTACTCCCGGCCCGAGGTTCTCTTCCGCGTCGGTCCCTCTTCCTTCCGTCCGCGCCCGCGGGTCGAGTCTGCGGCGGTGCGCCTCGCCTTCCACGATCCGCTCCCGGTCCGCGCGCGAAGCGAAGAGGCGCTCTTTCGGCTCGCGCGCTCTCTCTTCGGCGGCCGGAGGAAGATGATTCGCTCCGGGCTTCGCGCTCTTCGGACGTTCTCCCCGGAGGAGCTTCGGCGCATCGAGGAGATATCCGGGGTGAACCTCGCCGCCCGGCCCGAGGACCTCGGCCCGGCCGATTGGTGCCATCTCTCGGACGCGGTGGAGGCGGTCCGATGA
- the metG gene encoding methionine--tRNA ligase, giving the protein MNSYYLTTAIDYVNSKPHIGTAFEKIAADCVARYKRLRGFDTFFSMGNDEHSLNVEREARAQGLDPTVYCDRMAVEFESIWRMLHLSYDRFVRTTEAAHERSVREVFRRIEERGDIYKGLYQGLYCVSCENFLQEKDLVDGKCPVHLREPDRIEEENFFFRLTSYREELLAHIAATPSFILPEIRRNEIVSVLEAGLVDVSVSRSSQGWGIPLPADRSHVVYVWFDALINYLTSVGFPGPSDSFDRYWPADLHIIGKDITRFHCIIWPAMLLSAGIELPKSVYAHGFISVEGKKLSKSLGNVVDPRAMVERFGADTVRYYLLREVSFERDGDFSVGQLAGRHNADLANDLGNLLNRTAGMTRKYLGDVFPSPRAGEDGGELRDLAADAAARYAAAMDRFEFHNALAAVWELVRRANRYIEENAPWKLAKDPARRAKLETVLYNVFESLRIVSVLVSPVMPAKAEELALAIGIDRKAADFRFDADCAWRDAPGDGRSLRLDKPLFPRIEEEGAAS; this is encoded by the coding sequence ATGAACTCCTACTATCTGACGACCGCGATCGACTACGTGAACAGCAAGCCGCACATCGGCACCGCGTTCGAGAAGATCGCCGCCGATTGCGTCGCGCGCTACAAGAGGCTTCGAGGCTTCGACACGTTCTTCTCGATGGGGAACGACGAGCACAGCCTCAACGTCGAGCGGGAAGCGCGCGCGCAGGGGCTCGACCCGACCGTCTACTGCGACCGGATGGCGGTCGAGTTCGAGTCGATCTGGCGGATGCTCCATCTCTCTTACGACCGCTTCGTCCGGACGACGGAGGCCGCCCACGAGCGTTCGGTGCGCGAGGTGTTCCGCCGGATCGAGGAGAGAGGGGACATCTACAAAGGCCTCTACCAAGGGCTCTACTGCGTTTCCTGTGAGAACTTTCTACAGGAGAAGGATCTCGTCGACGGGAAGTGCCCGGTCCATCTCCGCGAGCCGGATCGGATCGAGGAGGAGAATTTCTTCTTCCGTCTGACGAGCTATCGGGAGGAGCTTCTCGCCCACATCGCGGCAACCCCCTCCTTCATTCTTCCGGAGATCCGTCGAAACGAGATCGTGAGCGTGCTCGAGGCGGGGCTCGTGGACGTCTCCGTGTCCCGGTCGAGCCAGGGATGGGGGATCCCCCTACCGGCCGACCGCTCGCACGTGGTCTACGTTTGGTTCGACGCCTTGATCAACTACTTGACATCTGTCGGATTCCCCGGGCCGAGCGATTCGTTCGATCGCTACTGGCCCGCCGATCTTCACATCATCGGGAAGGACATCACGCGCTTTCACTGCATCATCTGGCCGGCGATGCTCCTCTCCGCCGGCATCGAGCTCCCGAAGAGCGTGTACGCGCACGGCTTCATCTCCGTCGAGGGGAAGAAGCTCTCCAAGTCTCTCGGGAACGTCGTCGATCCGCGGGCGATGGTGGAGCGGTTCGGCGCCGACACGGTCCGCTACTACCTTCTCCGCGAGGTCTCGTTCGAGAGGGACGGCGATTTCTCCGTCGGCCAGCTCGCGGGGAGACACAACGCGGATCTCGCGAACGATCTCGGCAACCTCTTGAACCGAACGGCGGGGATGACGCGCAAGTACCTCGGCGATGTCTTCCCCTCGCCGCGCGCGGGGGAAGACGGCGGGGAGCTCCGCGATCTCGCCGCGGACGCGGCGGCCCGCTACGCCGCCGCGATGGACCGCTTCGAGTTTCACAACGCGCTCGCCGCCGTATGGGAACTCGTGCGGCGCGCGAATCGGTACATCGAGGAGAACGCCCCCTGGAAGCTCGCGAAGGATCCCGCGCGGAGGGCGAAGCTCGAGACGGTTCTCTACAACGTCTTCGAATCGCTCCGCATCGTGTCCGTCCTTGTTTCTCCTGTGATGCCGGCCAAGGCGGAGGAGCTTGCCCTGGCGATCGGGATCGACCGGAAGGCCGCGGACTTCCGTTTCGACGCCGATTGTGCCTGGCGCGACGCGCCGGGAGACGGACGGTCGCTCCGCCTCGACAAGCCTCTGTTCCCGAGGATCGAGGAGGAGGGGGCGGCGAGTTGA
- a CDS encoding peptidoglycan DD-metalloendopeptidase family protein, whose protein sequence is MTARLVLAALLALWSGVSAGEEEDLNALRARIGKTREEANRLRGEEKGILKNLMKIDEDLTLTNRLLTGLESKRRKVEQNLGAVTGEARDAESVLERRREMLRRRLRALYQFGGYHELEILLGSESVVDLVGRFGRLLRVVERDDALYRSVLAERARLHTAREELAAREREIRQIESERSREKTALLLRKKERKNFLDDVKRRRESHEKLVAELEEASRELERILAERAREGAPYEPSGPSLFEGGSAKLPWPAEGKIVRRFGKSRHPEFGTEITSKGIDIAAPHGAEIRAVAPGRVEYVSTLPGYGNCIIVRHGGGYYTLYAHASEVRVSAGDRVEQGDVIGTVGNTGSVSGSSLHFEIRKGTEPIDPLRWLR, encoded by the coding sequence GTGACCGCGCGTCTTGTCCTGGCTGCTCTTCTCGCTCTCTGGTCCGGCGTCTCTGCGGGCGAGGAAGAGGATCTCAACGCTCTCCGCGCGCGCATCGGGAAGACGCGCGAGGAGGCGAACCGCCTGCGCGGGGAGGAGAAGGGAATCCTGAAGAACCTGATGAAGATCGACGAGGATCTCACGCTCACGAACCGGCTCCTCACGGGTCTCGAGTCGAAGAGGAGGAAGGTCGAGCAGAACCTCGGCGCCGTCACGGGGGAAGCGAGGGATGCGGAGAGCGTGCTGGAGCGGCGGCGGGAGATGCTCCGCCGAAGACTCCGCGCCCTCTATCAGTTCGGCGGGTATCACGAGCTCGAGATCCTGCTCGGGTCGGAGTCGGTGGTCGATCTGGTCGGGCGATTCGGCCGGCTTCTCCGGGTGGTGGAGAGGGACGACGCGCTCTATCGTTCGGTGCTCGCCGAGCGCGCGCGGCTTCACACGGCGCGCGAGGAGCTAGCCGCGCGGGAGCGGGAGATCCGCCAGATCGAGAGCGAACGGTCGCGCGAGAAAACGGCTCTCTTGCTGCGGAAGAAGGAACGGAAGAACTTCCTCGACGACGTGAAGCGGCGCCGCGAGAGCCACGAGAAGCTCGTGGCGGAGCTCGAGGAGGCCTCGCGCGAGCTCGAACGGATTCTCGCGGAGCGCGCGCGGGAAGGCGCTCCGTACGAACCGTCCGGCCCCTCGCTCTTTGAGGGGGGGAGCGCGAAGCTCCCGTGGCCGGCCGAGGGGAAGATCGTGCGGAGGTTCGGGAAGAGCCGCCATCCGGAGTTCGGGACGGAGATCACGAGCAAGGGGATCGACATCGCCGCGCCGCACGGCGCCGAGATCCGCGCGGTCGCGCCCGGGCGCGTCGAGTACGTGAGCACGCTTCCCGGCTACGGAAACTGCATCATCGTCCGACACGGCGGCGGCTACTATACTCTTTATGCCCACGCGTCGGAGGTTCGCGTCTCCGCCGGGGACCGGGTGGAACAGGGGGACGTCATCGGAACGGTGGGGAACACCGGTTCCGTTTCCGGAAGCTCGCTGCACTTCGAGATCCGGAAGGGGACCGAGCCGATCGATCCGCTCCGCTGGCTGAGGTGA